From a single Accipiter gentilis chromosome 8, bAccGen1.1, whole genome shotgun sequence genomic region:
- the LOC126042060 gene encoding excitatory amino acid transporter 5-like, whose protein sequence is MTMWERFRRALLNSLSTTLLHIWKWVAAFWRKNGLLTLSMLSVATGCLLGFLLRALELTELEKQYFSFPGELLMRMLKMLILPLITSSLMSGLATMESKACGKMGMITITYYLWTTFMAVTVGIILVVSIHPGAAAQKDDYSVGKVVLSSADALLDLIRNMFPSNLIEASFQQYRTVLVPVVKSPGFPKIPGKSLSFIYFAPDDENPEIHRPVFLELTPSPEMTYRTLPGTSNEMNVLGIVIFSATIGLLLGKMGERGTPLVNVCQCLNEAVMKIVSMAVWYFPFGIVFLIAGKILEMGDPSVIGQKLGLYAITVVSGLVIHGLVLLPLLFMLITKKNPFAFIQGILQALLIALATSSSSATLPITLKCLLENNGIDRRVARFVLPVGATINMDGTALYEAVAAIFIAQVNEYDLDLGQIITISITATAASIGAAGIPQSGLVTMVIVLTSVGLPTDDITLIIAVDWALDRFRTMTNVLGDALAAGIVAHVCEKDFAPKPPKQDPVSNADKFPSVETSHLHPKDNVIEMIEETLLDQTGVHYNICQV, encoded by the exons ATGACCATGTGGGAGCGGTTCAGGAGAGCTTTGCTGAACTCACTGTCCACGACCCTCCTGCACATCTGGAAGTGGGTAGCGGCTTTCTGGCGTAAAAATGGCCTCTTGACCCTATCGATGCTGTCGGTTGCCACCGGGTGCCTCCTGGGGTTCCTGCTGCGGGCGCTGGAGCTGACAGAGCTG GAGAAGCAGTACTTTTCCTTTCCTGGAGAGCTCCTCATGAGGATGTTGAAGATGCTGATCCTGCCCTTGATCACCTCTAG cCTCATGTCCGGGCTGGCCACGATGGAGTCCAAGGCCTGCGGGAAGATGGGGATGATCACCATCACCTACTACCTTTGGACAACCTTCATGGCAGTGACTGTCGGGATCATCCTCGTGGTCAGCATCCACCCCGGCGCAGCTGCCCAGAAGGATGACTACTCTGTGGGGAAAGTGGTGCTCAGCTCCGCTGATGCGTTACTGGATTTAATCAG AAACATGTTTCCTTCTAACCTGATCGAGGCTTCATTCCAGCAG TATCGAACTGTTCTTGTCCCAGTGGTGAAGTCTCCCGGCTTTCCAAAGATCCCAGGAAAATCTCTCAGTTTTATTTACTTTGCACCCGATGATGAAAACCCCGAAATTCATCGGCCTGTGTTCCTCGAGCTGACGCCGTCGCCTGAGATGACCTACAGGACTCTGCCCGGGACCAGCAATGAGATGAACGTCTTGGGCATCGTCATCTTCTCGGCAACGATAG GACTTCTCCTGGGAAAAATGGGCGAGCGAGGAACACCGCTGGTTAATGTGTGCCAATGTCTGAACGAAGCAGTCATGAAAATTGTCTCGATGGCAGTTTG GTACTTCCCCTTTGGCATTGTATTTCTCATCGCTGGAAAGATCCTTGAGATGGGAGATCCATCAGTTATAGGACAGAAACTGGGACTATATGCCATTACAGTAGTGTCAGGGCTAGTCATCCATGGACTCGTTCTCTTACCTCTGCTTTTTATGCTCATCACCAAGAAAAACCCCTTTGCTTTCATTCAGGGGATACTGCAAGCCTTGCTGATTGCCTTAGCTACGTCGTCCAG CTCAGCAACCTTGCCCATCACCCTAAAGTGTCTCCTGGAAAACAACGGAATAGACAGACGTGTGGCACGATTCGTCCTCCCTGTCGGTGCCACCATCAACATGGATGGCACGGCGCTGTACGAAGCAGTTGCTGCTATATTTATTGCCCAGGTCAATGAATATGATTTGGATTTGGGACAAATTATAACGATAAG cataacagcaacagcagcaagcaTAGGGGCGGCCGGGATCCCCCAGTCCGGACTCGTTACGATGGTCATCGTGCTAACTTCTGTTGGGCTGCCGACCGACGATATCACACTCATCATCGCAGTCGACTGGGCTCT GGATCGATTTCGAACTATGACCAATGTCCTTGGTGATGCTCTGGCCGCTGGCATCGTAGCACACGTCTGCGAGAAAGACTTTGCCCCAAAGCCCCCCAAG caaGATCCAGTAAGCAACGCGGACAAGTTTCCTTCTGTAGAGACCTCACATCTGCATCCCAAAGATAACGTGATTGAAATGATTGAAGAAACTTTGCTCGATCAGACAGGAGTTCATTATAACATCTGTCAGGTGTAG